From a single Methanofollis sp. W23 genomic region:
- a CDS encoding DUF1059 domain-containing protein translates to MKIVAISYFLWLQKLLFRKIFDFPGVQDLCSSAQGTSKKTSHRKSEEIALTDRIGSSYIPGRYIPPPVMAMPSFKCKDIGMKCDFETRAENEFDLEQQIADHAREAHGKEHLSAEEWVQIKKVIH, encoded by the coding sequence TTGAAGATTGTCGCCATTTCGTATTTCTTGTGGTTGCAAAAACTCCTTTTCAGGAAGATCTTCGATTTCCCGGGGGTCCAGGATCTCTGTTCCAGTGCTCAGGGGACATCTAAGAAAACATCACATCGAAAAAGCGAGGAGATTGCCCTGACCGATCGGATAGGATCATCATATATACCAGGTCGATATATCCCCCCTCCGGTGATGGCCATGCCGTCGTTTAAGTGCAAAGACATCGGGATGAAATGTGATTTCGAGACCAGAGCTGAGAATGAATTTGACCTCGAACAGCAGATCGCCGATCACGCCCGCGAGGCGCACGGTAAAGAGCACCTTTCTGCAGAGGAATGGGTACAGATCAAGAAGGTAATCCACTAA
- the mch gene encoding methenyltetrahydromethanopterin cyclohydrolase produces MLSVNEQALDIFNDIFEYPEEYNVAAHELDNGARIVDAGVSVPGGYQAGRVFTEICMGGLGDVNFTMGQIKGIPMPFIEVSTDFPSIACLGAQKAGWTVKVGNYFAMGSGPARALSLKPKHTYEVIDYQDECESAVICLESDHLPNGEVMQFIADTCKVDVANTCAIVAPTSSIVGSIQVAGRCVETAVYKLNELGFDTKKIVAAMGTAPVPPVRGPKLAMGVTNDATIYHGQINLTMDAPEITEYLEKIPSNKSKGYGKPFNEIFKEAGYDFYKIDTSLFSPAEVVINELSKGAVYHVGEVNPDVTLQSFGLQ; encoded by the coding sequence ATGCTGAGCGTGAATGAACAGGCCCTTGATATTTTCAACGATATTTTCGAGTACCCAGAAGAGTACAACGTTGCGGCGCACGAACTGGACAATGGTGCCAGGATCGTCGATGCCGGTGTTTCGGTACCTGGCGGCTATCAGGCCGGACGGGTCTTTACCGAGATCTGTATGGGCGGGCTCGGCGACGTGAACTTCACGATGGGTCAGATCAAGGGGATCCCGATGCCTTTCATCGAGGTCTCTACCGACTTCCCATCGATTGCGTGCCTTGGCGCACAGAAGGCGGGCTGGACGGTCAAGGTCGGGAACTACTTCGCGATGGGGTCAGGCCCTGCGCGAGCACTTTCCCTCAAGCCCAAGCACACCTATGAAGTGATCGACTACCAGGACGAGTGCGAGTCTGCAGTGATCTGCCTGGAGAGCGACCATCTCCCGAACGGCGAGGTCATGCAGTTCATCGCCGACACCTGCAAGGTGGACGTCGCCAACACCTGTGCGATCGTCGCACCGACCTCCTCGATCGTGGGTTCGATCCAGGTCGCCGGCAGGTGTGTCGAGACCGCGGTCTACAAACTCAATGAACTCGGTTTTGACACGAAAAAGATCGTCGCCGCCATGGGCACCGCCCCGGTCCCGCCGGTCCGCGGCCCGAAGCTGGCCATGGGGGTCACCAATGATGCCACCATCTACCACGGCCAGATCAACCTGACGATGGACGCCCCTGAGATCACCGAGTACCTCGAGAAGATCCCGTCCAACAAGTCGAAGGGCTATGGCAAGCCTTTCAACGAGATCTTCAAGGAGGCAGGCTACGACTTCTACAAGATCGACACCTCCCTCTTCTCTCCGGCCGAAGTGGTCATCAACGAGCTCTCCAAGGGTGCGGTCTACCATGTCGGCGAAGTGAACCCCGATGTGACCCTGCAGTCCTTCGGGCTCCAGTAA
- a CDS encoding PH domain-containing protein, giving the protein MTDPVTIGRDFKPASQFKRYYFLSLVFTGVLCALFIVLPVSLAGEEWLTLLFGGGVLALLIFVAVWIPLYYRSIVYHLTDTEMTWKRGVWFRSTGIVPYNRITNVDIIQGPVMRIFGISNLRIQTAGYSAQAQAEIRILGIEEPEPLRELIMAQVRGRPPVAAATGGEEKEIAPAHGEAGQAAVVAELQAIKRLLEKIAEK; this is encoded by the coding sequence ATGACAGACCCTGTCACCATAGGGAGAGATTTCAAACCCGCCTCCCAGTTCAAGAGATATTATTTCCTGTCTCTTGTCTTTACAGGGGTTCTCTGTGCTCTCTTCATTGTGCTCCCGGTCTCCCTTGCCGGAGAAGAGTGGCTCACCCTCCTCTTCGGTGGAGGGGTGCTCGCCCTCCTCATCTTCGTCGCCGTCTGGATCCCCCTCTACTACCGGAGCATCGTCTATCATCTCACCGATACTGAGATGACCTGGAAGCGAGGAGTCTGGTTCAGGAGCACCGGGATCGTCCCGTACAACCGGATCACCAATGTCGATATCATCCAGGGCCCGGTGATGCGAATCTTTGGCATCTCCAACCTCCGTATCCAGACTGCTGGCTACTCGGCCCAGGCCCAGGCCGAGATCAGGATCCTGGGCATCGAGGAACCAGAACCCTTGCGAGAACTGATCATGGCGCAGGTGCGCGGACGCCCGCCGGTGGCGGCAGCAACAGGAGGCGAGGAGAAAGAGATCGCGCCGGCCCATGGAGAGGCAGGGCAGGCGGCGGTCGTCGCGGAATTGCAGGCGATCAAAAGACTGCTTGAAAAGATCGCCGAAAAATAA
- a CDS encoding ORC1-type DNA replication protein: MKKDLLMWDETLFRDPEVFEIDYVPEQFNHRETQMRELAFQIKPGFRGGRPLNSICRGLPGTGKTTSVRKLFAQVEEEESRLVPVYINCQIDNTKFAVFAQIYQKLAGRHPPASGTSFKQIFNAVAKHLLKEEKVLIVALDDANYLLYENEINKVLYPLLRSHESYPGTRIGVISIISDMNVDLSREVDPRVFSVFRPTEIYFPPYSADEVHHILSERVMTGLYPGALTDSMLDLVVEQTMKSGDLRVGLDLLKRATLNAEMAARRQVEEDDICQAYKISKYLHLTFTLRTLKKEEKDLVRVIAEMSQEIDEKEEMNAGGVYEEAKTHMKLGYTRYYEIIKKLDAMRLINLTYRRGRGRTRVISLRYEPGRILELLV, encoded by the coding sequence GACCCCGAGGTCTTTGAGATCGATTATGTCCCAGAGCAGTTCAACCACAGGGAGACCCAGATGCGAGAACTCGCCTTCCAGATCAAACCCGGTTTCAGAGGGGGCAGACCACTCAACTCCATCTGCAGGGGCCTTCCTGGTACCGGGAAGACGACAAGCGTCCGAAAACTCTTCGCACAGGTGGAGGAGGAGGAGAGCAGACTTGTCCCGGTCTACATCAACTGCCAGATCGACAACACCAAGTTCGCCGTCTTCGCCCAGATCTACCAGAAGCTTGCCGGGCGTCACCCTCCTGCCTCGGGCACCTCGTTCAAGCAGATCTTCAACGCCGTCGCAAAACATCTCCTGAAAGAAGAGAAGGTGCTGATCGTCGCCCTCGACGATGCAAATTATCTCCTGTATGAGAACGAGATCAACAAGGTCCTCTACCCCCTCCTCCGCTCACACGAGTCCTACCCTGGCACGAGGATCGGGGTGATCTCGATCATCTCTGACATGAATGTCGACCTCTCCCGCGAGGTCGACCCCAGGGTCTTCTCGGTCTTCAGGCCGACCGAGATCTACTTCCCCCCGTACAGCGCCGACGAGGTGCACCACATCCTTTCTGAGCGCGTGATGACCGGGCTATACCCTGGAGCCCTCACAGATTCAATGCTCGACCTTGTCGTCGAACAGACGATGAAGAGCGGCGACCTCCGGGTGGGACTCGACCTCCTCAAGCGTGCCACCCTGAACGCGGAGATGGCGGCACGCCGGCAGGTCGAGGAGGACGACATCTGTCAGGCATACAAGATCTCGAAATATCTCCACCTTACCTTCACGCTCAGAACCCTGAAAAAAGAAGAGAAAGATCTGGTGCGGGTCATCGCCGAGATGAGTCAGGAGATTGACGAAAAAGAGGAGATGAACGCGGGAGGGGTGTACGAAGAGGCAAAAACGCATATGAAACTCGGCTACACCAGGTATTACGAGATCATCAAGAAACTCGATGCCATGCGCCTCATCAACCTCACGTACCGACGGGGGAGAGGACGAACGCGGGTCATCTCCCTGAGATATGAACCAGGGCGCATCCTCGAACTCCTGGTCTGA
- a CDS encoding nitroreductase family protein: MSRPDGVRVKVLPEPNDFIQQCDTGPAMPTEVEVVLAAIKERRSIRAYEDRPLDEATVTAVIEAGVHAPTAMGLQPWRFIVVRDRALMKQISDYCKPVLRGMLEGATDEMAVVFRALLSREDFEIFYGAPVLVLVLGDEKNPYSTHDCTLCAGTMMLAAHAMGIGSCWIGSARPVAGNTELMKRLGVPSGYAIIAPLIFGYPGERPEMPVRAEPMITWI; the protein is encoded by the coding sequence ATGAGTCGACCTGATGGTGTGCGGGTGAAGGTTCTTCCTGAACCAAACGATTTTATCCAGCAATGCGACACAGGACCGGCCATGCCAACTGAGGTGGAGGTGGTCCTTGCGGCCATCAAGGAGAGGCGGAGCATCAGGGCATATGAAGACCGCCCCCTCGACGAGGCGACGGTCACCGCGGTCATCGAGGCCGGGGTCCACGCCCCGACTGCCATGGGGCTTCAGCCCTGGCGGTTTATCGTCGTCAGGGACCGTGCGCTGATGAAACAGATCTCAGACTACTGCAAACCGGTCCTCCGCGGGATGCTGGAGGGGGCCACCGATGAGATGGCCGTGGTATTTCGAGCCCTCCTCTCGAGGGAAGATTTTGAGATCTTCTACGGTGCCCCGGTGCTCGTCCTGGTGCTTGGTGACGAGAAGAACCCGTACAGCACTCATGACTGCACCCTCTGTGCCGGCACCATGATGCTCGCCGCTCATGCGATGGGGATCGGGAGCTGCTGGATCGGGTCTGCCAGGCCGGTTGCGGGGAACACTGAACTGATGAAGAGACTGGGGGTGCCGTCCGGTTATGCGATCATCGCTCCGTTGATCTTTGGGTATCCAGGGGAGCGTCCAGAGATGCCGGTGCGGGCTGAGCCAATGATTACCTGGATTTGA